The DNA region AGTGTGATTCTGAAGTCAAAGTAGCAAAAAACACATTGTTACGTAAAGCGAGCCAGAGCACGCCGTTTGAGTCCTTGAATGATCATTTTAAGGGAACAACAGCGTTGTCTCTTGCTTATGGTGATCCTGTTGCACCAGCTAAAGTTTTGATCGACTTTGCTAAGACTCACTCCAAACTTGCTATCAGGAGTGCTGTTCTGGAAGGGAAGGTATTGACGTTTGAGGACTTGAGTGCATTATCAACACTTCCGAGCAAAGAAGTCCTTCTCGGACAACTTCTTTCTGTCATGCAGGCCGTACCGACTGGTTTTGTTCGCGTACTTAATGCAATACCGCAGAAATTTGTTTACGTCCTTCAGGCAGTAAAGGATCAGAAAGAGCAGTAACAACAACTTTATTTTATGTTGCCGTAATTATACGGCGTTATTTGGATATTTTTGGAGGTAATACCATGGCTGTAACGAAACAAGATGTTATTGATTTTATTGCTAATATGACTGTTCTTGAGCTCTCTGAGATGATCAAGGAAATGGAAGAAAAATTCGGTGTCAGTGCAGCTGCTCCTGTTGCTGTTGCCGCTGCTGGTCCTGCTGCTGCTGCCGCACCAGTTGAAGAGAAGACCGAGTTTGATGTCATCTTGGTCTCTGGTGGAGAAAAGAAGATTCAAGTTATTAAGGAAGTTCGTGCTATTACTTCCCTTGGTCTTAAAGAAGCAAAAGATTTGGTTGAAGGCGCTCCTTCACCGGTTAAGGAAGGTGTTAGCAAGGAAGAAGCTGCTGATATCAAAGCCAAGATCGAAGCAGCAGGCGGCGTTATCGAAATCAAGTAATTTATTATGTGGATACCAACTTGATTCAGGGTTGAATCCACATCTTTACAGCACTAAAACGTTGCGGTCTCCCGTAACGTTTTAGTGCGTTTTTGCATAATATTTCTGGCCAGTTACACCAAAAACATAACCAAAAATAAAGTATCCCGAAAGATTAATGGTTTGTGAAGCGTTGTACTGGCTCTATTGTTGGCAAATGGCGAGGGCAGGTCTGTGATGAAGATGATGAAAAGAGTTAGAAAGAGTTTTGCCAAGATTGGTGAGGCTATTGAAAAACCGCATCTTATCGAGATGCAGCAGCTGTCATATGATAAATTCCTGCAAATAGATGTAGATCCCGATGATCGAGCGGATATTGGCCTCCAGGGGATATTTAAGAACATCTTCCCGATTGAAGATTTTAATGGGGCATGTTCGCTTGAGTATGTTCGTTATACTTTTGGCGAGCCCAAATATACTGTTGAAGAGTGCATTGAGCGCGGGATGACCTTTGAGGTCCCTATAAAAATTACAGTGCGCTTGATCACCTTTGACGTTGATCCTGATACCGAAGTGAAGAGTATCCGTGATATCAAGGAACAGTCAGTGTACCTTGGCAGTCTGCCTCTTATGACTAAGGCAGGAGTATTTGTTGTTAATGGCACGGAGAGAGTTATTGTCAGCCAGTTGCAACGATCACCCGGTCTTTTCTATGCTCACGACGATGGTAAGAACCATTCATTGGGCAAATTACTATACTCAGCGAGGATTATTCCAGTTCGAGGGTCTTGGATTGATCTGGAGTTTGACGCCAAGGATGTGCTTTATGTTCGCATAGACAGACGCCGTAAATTTCCAGTGACTACCCTTCTCAAGGCGTTAGGTCAAAGCGCCGATGACCTTCTCTGTTTTTTTTATCCCACAGAAAAAATCATGCTTGCTGAAGGAAAGATGTTTAAGGCCTTCAGCGAGGAGTTGTCTGTTGGCCAGCGTGCGCCGCACGATATTGTTCACCCGGTAACGGGTGAGCTTTTGGTCAAACATAACCGGAAGATAAGCAAATCACTGGCTAAAAAGATAGTCGAGTCTGGATTTGAACGGATTGAGATTGATCCAGCCACTTTGGTTGGGCAGATCGTTGCTCAAGATATCGTTAATCATGCAACTGGCGAGGTGATTGTCCCTTGTAATGCGGAGATTAGCGAAGGGACATTGGAATCCATTTCATCTGCTGGGGTTGAGTCATTTGTTACTCTGTTTATTGATGGGATCAAGTATACGGACTCTTTCCGAAAGACCATGTCGATGGATAAGGTAAATACTCCGGAAGAGGCGCTCATTGAGATCTATCGACGATTAAGGCCGAGTAGCCCTCCAACCATTGATGTGGCAATGAATTTCTTCGATGGACTCTTTTTTAACCCGGACACATATGATTTGTCGGAAGTAGGGCGCTTTAAAATTAACGCTAAGCTGGGCTTGAATACAGATATTAGTATTCGGACACTGACAAAAGAAGATATTATTTTGTCAATTCGTTATCTCGTGCGTTTGAAAGATGCTCAAGGTCCGGTTGATGACATTGACCATCTTGGTAATCGTCGGGTTCGTACTATTGGCGAACTGGTGGAAAATCAGTATCGAGTTGGTTTGGTTCGCATGGAAAGAGCCATTAAAGAGCGGATGAGCTTGCAGGAAGTGGAGACCTTGATGCCACATGATCTCATTAATCCTAAGCCTATCACCTCTGCAATCAAAGAATTTTTTGGAACCAGTCAGTTATCTCAGTTTATGGATCAGACCAATCCACTGTCTGAGGTTACTCATAAGCGGCGTTTAAGTGCGCTTGGACCTGGAGGTCTTTCCAGGGAGCGGGCAGGTTTTGAAGTCCGCGATGTTCATCCCACACACTATGGTCGGATTTGTCCTGTAGAAACTCCTGAAGGACCGAATATTGGTCTGATAGTTTCTCTGGCGGCGTATGCCCATGTTAATGAGTTTGGATTTATTGAAACCCCGTATCGTCGGGTTGACAATCGAACGATTACCAATGACGTAACGTATTACAATGCCATTGCTGAGCATACTATGGTGATAGCGCCAGCTCAGGCAGAATTGGACGAAAATGGACGGATTGTTCATGACATGCTGATCGCTCGAATGGATGGAGAGGTTGTTAATGTCAAGGCGGATGACATTACTCATATTGATGTATCCCCTAATCAGCTGGTCAGTGTCGCGACTTCATTAATCCCTTTTCTTGAAAATGACGATGCTAACCGGGCCTTGATGGGTTCAAACATGCAACGTCAGGGTGTTCCATTATTGCGTACCGCCGCACCATTGGTTGGTACTGGTTTGGAAAAAACTGTTGCTCAAGATTCCGGGGTGTGCCTGCTTGCTGCTGGTGATGGAGTAATCGAGGAGGTTGATGCTAATCGGGTGGTCATTCGTTATGATCAACCTGGAACTGATGGTTTCACGGCCGGAGTCGGTATCTATCGTCTCGATAAGTATAGAAAATCAAACCAAAATACCTGTTTCACTCAGCGTCCATTGGTTTTGCCAGGGCAGAAGGTGATAAAGGGTGAGGTCTTGGCAGATGGTCCGGCCACAGAAATGGGTGAATTGGCTCTTGGTAAGAATGTCACCATGGCTTTCATGCCGTGGCGCGGGTACAACTTTGAGGATTCAATTCTGATTAGTGAGAGACTTCTTAAGGAAGATACCTACACATCTATTCACATTGAGGTGTTTGAAACCGTTGCCCGTGATACCAAATTGGGGAAGGAAGAGATAACCCGTGATATCCCTAATGTCGGCGAGGAAGCACTTCGGAATCTCGATGAATCAGGAATTGTCAGGATTGGTGCCGTGATTAAAGCTGGTGACACCTTAGTCGGTAAGGTCACACCAAAGGGTGAAACCCAATTATCGCCCGAAGAAAAACTATTGCGAGCAATATTCGGTGAGAAGGCCGGCGATGTAAAGGATACTTCACTGAGAGTCCCACCAGGGATTGAAGGTGTAGTCATTGACGCTAAGGTTTTTTCGCGTAAGGGTGTTGAAAAAGATGATCGCTCCCTTGCCATCGAAGAGTTTGAGATCGTTCGTCTCAATAAGGATTTGAATGACGAGCTAGATAGTCTGGAAAATAGTGTAATTAACAATTTAGCTGATATCCTTGAAGGGAAAAAGGCGAGCGCTGATATTCTTACCAAGAAGTCAGAAGT from Desulfobulbaceae bacterium includes:
- a CDS encoding 50S ribosomal protein L10, translated to QELSDKFAKASIAVVSDYRGLTVTEFEELRIALKKCDSEVKVAKNTLLRKASQSTPFESLNDHFKGTTALSLAYGDPVAPAKVLIDFAKTHSKLAIRSAVLEGKVLTFEDLSALSTLPSKEVLLGQLLSVMQAVPTGFVRVLNAIPQKFVYVLQAVKDQKEQ
- a CDS encoding 50S ribosomal protein L7/L12, producing MAVTKQDVIDFIANMTVLELSEMIKEMEEKFGVSAAAPVAVAAAGPAAAAAPVEEKTEFDVILVSGGEKKIQVIKEVRAITSLGLKEAKDLVEGAPSPVKEGVSKEEAADIKAKIEAAGGVIEIK
- the rpoB gene encoding DNA-directed RNA polymerase subunit beta — encoded protein: MKRVRKSFAKIGEAIEKPHLIEMQQLSYDKFLQIDVDPDDRADIGLQGIFKNIFPIEDFNGACSLEYVRYTFGEPKYTVEECIERGMTFEVPIKITVRLITFDVDPDTEVKSIRDIKEQSVYLGSLPLMTKAGVFVVNGTERVIVSQLQRSPGLFYAHDDGKNHSLGKLLYSARIIPVRGSWIDLEFDAKDVLYVRIDRRRKFPVTTLLKALGQSADDLLCFFYPTEKIMLAEGKMFKAFSEELSVGQRAPHDIVHPVTGELLVKHNRKISKSLAKKIVESGFERIEIDPATLVGQIVAQDIVNHATGEVIVPCNAEISEGTLESISSAGVESFVTLFIDGIKYTDSFRKTMSMDKVNTPEEALIEIYRRLRPSSPPTIDVAMNFFDGLFFNPDTYDLSEVGRFKINAKLGLNTDISIRTLTKEDIILSIRYLVRLKDAQGPVDDIDHLGNRRVRTIGELVENQYRVGLVRMERAIKERMSLQEVETLMPHDLINPKPITSAIKEFFGTSQLSQFMDQTNPLSEVTHKRRLSALGPGGLSRERAGFEVRDVHPTHYGRICPVETPEGPNIGLIVSLAAYAHVNEFGFIETPYRRVDNRTITNDVTYYNAIAEHTMVIAPAQAELDENGRIVHDMLIARMDGEVVNVKADDITHIDVSPNQLVSVATSLIPFLENDDANRALMGSNMQRQGVPLLRTAAPLVGTGLEKTVAQDSGVCLLAAGDGVIEEVDANRVVIRYDQPGTDGFTAGVGIYRLDKYRKSNQNTCFTQRPLVLPGQKVIKGEVLADGPATEMGELALGKNVTMAFMPWRGYNFEDSILISERLLKEDTYTSIHIEVFETVARDTKLGKEEITRDIPNVGEEALRNLDESGIVRIGAVIKAGDTLVGKVTPKGETQLSPEEKLLRAIFGEKAGDVKDTSLRVPPGIEGVVIDAKVFSRKGVEKDDRSLAIEEFEIVRLNKDLNDELDSLENSVINNLADILEGKKASADILTKKSEV